In Mastigocladopsis repens PCC 10914, a single window of DNA contains:
- a CDS encoding GumC family protein — MSLEHKQIVIASPQSKVKGRKLSTILLRRRLQILGISGVIMSVTSLLTLTAKPIHQSSMQILVSSKLFEGVGSNHIQEGADSKFSDPNFESVDYTAQQKLMLSSNLIQKAVNLLRFEYPYLTVEHIKGKKGQQEPLVITPLERQTVGHKVISQVFEVSFKNDDPVKAQKVLQALQKVYQEHNIELRKQSLSRGLSFINERLPKAKDTMIQAEKNLEQFRKTHHLLDPEVQGKILLQSLADIKKQLRITRAQLKDLQARYDNLKQELSSSPKNVLLSFHVSQSTQYQTLLNEIQKTDLALAQERLLYTDDFPTVQKLIQQRLSQVALLQEEIKRALGDKAVQALSDTLFKEKPSGTEVSSDTEEPLLTGGQVAQIDLKLLEELIQMQTAVLGLRANEKSLADSEVQMQEELTRYPSLIAEYKRLLPEVETNRKTLEQLMAMQQSLGLMIAQGGFDFQVLEEPQRGTSLGDNKLFILLGGVLLGPILGVAAALISEISNDVISSPEELQRLTNLRLLGTVPKLSLLSTKKKLFRLSLQRVLAGFSSEAISGEKQLNVYALLPSHETLDMAYQNIQISKSFVPYKSLMFTSALPGEGKSTLALGLAMSAARMHQRVLLIDASLRQPNLHKILGLTNDWGLSLLLVEETNSSVKEYIQPIHPSIDVLTAGPTPEDTVKLLTSARMKELLKFFEQTYDVVLIDTSPILGTVDARIMASLCNGIVMVGRMNRVTRNSLIQATEILSNLNLIGIIANGTNRSL, encoded by the coding sequence ATGAGTCTGGAGCATAAGCAAATAGTTATTGCTTCTCCACAAAGCAAGGTTAAGGGCAGAAAACTCTCTACAATTCTGCTTCGCCGACGCTTACAAATTCTGGGTATTTCTGGCGTAATCATGTCGGTTACTAGCCTTCTAACTTTAACTGCAAAACCGATCCACCAGAGTTCTATGCAGATACTGGTCAGTTCCAAGCTCTTTGAAGGGGTAGGGTCAAATCATATCCAAGAAGGTGCAGACAGCAAGTTTAGTGATCCTAATTTTGAGAGCGTTGACTACACTGCTCAACAAAAGCTGATGCTGAGTTCCAATTTGATACAAAAAGCAGTTAATTTGCTTCGTTTTGAGTATCCATATTTGACAGTAGAACATATCAAAGGCAAGAAGGGTCAACAAGAACCTTTGGTGATCACTCCCTTAGAGCGGCAGACAGTAGGTCATAAAGTAATCAGTCAAGTCTTTGAAGTTTCCTTCAAGAATGACGATCCAGTAAAAGCACAAAAAGTTCTGCAAGCCCTACAAAAAGTCTATCAGGAACATAATATAGAGTTGAGAAAACAGAGCCTTTCTAGAGGGCTTTCTTTCATAAACGAAAGACTGCCCAAGGCCAAAGACACAATGATTCAAGCTGAGAAAAATTTAGAACAGTTTCGTAAAACACATCATTTACTCGACCCAGAAGTACAAGGCAAAATTCTTCTGCAATCTCTTGCTGACATTAAGAAACAGCTGAGAATCACTCGTGCTCAACTTAAAGACTTACAAGCTCGTTACGACAACTTGAAACAAGAATTGTCATCTTCACCCAAGAACGTACTCCTCTCCTTTCATGTGAGTCAGTCAACCCAGTACCAAACACTACTTAATGAGATTCAAAAGACCGACCTAGCTTTAGCTCAGGAGCGATTACTCTATACAGATGACTTCCCAACAGTCCAAAAACTGATACAGCAGCGACTTAGTCAAGTGGCGCTCCTACAAGAAGAGATTAAACGAGCGCTGGGAGACAAAGCTGTGCAAGCACTCTCGGATACTTTGTTCAAAGAAAAGCCGTCGGGAACAGAAGTCTCATCTGATACAGAAGAACCTCTACTGACAGGAGGACAAGTAGCACAGATTGACCTGAAGCTTTTGGAAGAGTTAATTCAGATGCAAACAGCAGTCTTGGGACTGCGTGCCAATGAAAAGAGTCTTGCTGACTCAGAAGTGCAAATGCAGGAGGAACTCACTAGATATCCAAGTTTGATAGCAGAATACAAACGTCTGCTGCCAGAGGTGGAAACAAATCGCAAAACACTTGAGCAACTGATGGCAATGCAACAATCTTTAGGATTGATGATTGCTCAAGGAGGGTTTGATTTCCAAGTATTGGAAGAACCTCAACGGGGAACTTCTCTGGGTGACAATAAGCTATTCATATTACTTGGAGGAGTGCTATTGGGACCGATTTTAGGTGTTGCCGCAGCCTTGATATCGGAAATCTCTAACGATGTTATCTCTTCTCCAGAAGAGTTACAGAGGCTAACAAACCTCCGTTTACTAGGAACAGTCCCAAAACTTTCACTGCTTAGTACGAAAAAGAAGTTGTTCCGCCTGTCTTTGCAACGAGTACTCGCTGGCTTCTCATCAGAAGCAATATCTGGTGAAAAGCAGCTTAACGTCTACGCCTTATTGCCTTCTCACGAAACGCTTGATATGGCGTACCAAAACATTCAGATATCAAAGTCTTTTGTTCCCTACAAATCTTTGATGTTCACTTCAGCATTGCCAGGAGAAGGGAAGTCAACCTTGGCGCTGGGACTGGCGATGAGTGCTGCTCGTATGCATCAACGGGTTCTATTGATTGATGCCAGCCTGCGACAACCCAACCTACACAAAATCTTGGGTTTAACTAATGATTGGGGACTATCCCTATTATTAGTAGAGGAAACAAATTCCTCAGTTAAGGAATACATCCAACCCATTCATCCCTCTATTGATGTTTTGACTGCTGGACCTACACCTGAAGATACAGTTAAGCTATTAACCTCTGCGCGGATGAAAGAACTGCTGAAGTTTTTTGAGCAAACTTATGACGTTGTGCTCATAGATACTTCTCCTATTCTTGGCACAGTTGATGCCAGAATTATGGCATCTCTTTGCAATGGCATTGTCATGGTAGGGCGCATGAATCGAGTGACTCGGAATTCCCTAATTCAAGCGACAGAAATTTTGAGTAACTTGAATCTGATTGGGATTATTGCTAATGGAACGAACCGTTCCCTGTAA